The Hemicordylus capensis ecotype Gifberg chromosome 5, rHemCap1.1.pri, whole genome shotgun sequence nucleotide sequence TTCTATATAAATGCAGCCTTCCTTAGTAGGACATATAACTATTTTGTTTGCTTCTGTTTGTTGATGACCATGGCTGAAATCACACATTGGGCAAGCAGGGTACCTATTCCATAATTCAGTCTGGAAAGACTGTAGCAACCTCTtggtagggatgtgtagaacCGTACgtctgtgaaccaggccagtttgagtgtTTCGATCACAAACCACTTTGAAcctgtttgagctggtttgtcaaattgactggcccagccaattggttcaaccaaactggttcgctTTAGTGCAGTTCggtccaaattcgaaccaaattcagaccaaaccatgtCAAACGGTCTGTGCACACTCCCACCTATTGGCCTGGCCAACCATAGTTTCATTCACTTTGCATTAGCACTGCTGTGCATTTCTGCTAAGCTGAGTGAGATCCTTCAATACAGTATGATCAATATAGTATGACCTTCAATATAGTATGATCAGATGAAATAACAGAACTTCTCTGCATGGCTGTGTAGAAAAGGGAATTCTAGCAGGCATAGTATTTCTTATTCCTAAAAGCATGGTGTGTTGGTTTTCTTAGGTCAATGTATGCAGCTAGCTTTCCCTCCTGCCCtacacaccttaagtggcacagcggggaaatgcttgacgaacaagcagaaggttgctggttcgaatccccctggtactatattggacagcagcgatataggaagatgctgaaaggcatcatctcataccattggaggaggcaatggtaaacccctcctgtattctaccaaagaaaaccacagggctctgtgggcaccaggacttgaaatcgacttgacggcacactttaccttacacatAGGGAATCTGGAACAGAGGAAGGAAAATCTCAGTTGAGTGCCACCCACCATAGACATCTTTCTGTGAGCCCTGAGTCTTGTTTGCCAAATGAATCTATCCACCCTACAAGATCTCGAAGAAGAGCTCTTTTCTGTGCACTAACACTGGCTGAGGCAGGGTTGTCATGTACACaatgcagggccttctctgttgttgcctcccAGATTGTGGAACTTCTTCCCTGTGGGTTGGCACTCCCTTACTGGCTTGATGGCTTTTTGACAGTAGGACTTTATCCAAGCTTTTGGGTCATGAAgactctggtgtgtgtgtgtgtgtgtgtgtgaatatcctGCTTCTGCACTTCTGTTTCTAGCCtggattttattgttgttttgtgGTGTTCCGTTATTGGTAATTTATGAGGTCATCAACACAATCAAACCTTttacacaggtttgggagctgtgtgtgctcccaatttttggttgtgtggaagcaaggtaggtggaaaacctgagtagcttttccttctaccttgcttccacgcaatcactcctacccaggttgtcctcttaccttgcttcgaaaactgggagcacacacaactcccaaacctgggtagaacacagtaaGGGGatccacacacacagcctaactcaggctagggcagcccagccttggttaggctgtgcagtgccaggagcaaggtctttcccagcactgcaCTCGCATCAAGCACCCACTTTCAAAGCTGGCATTTAGCAGAGGTTAAGCGAACCTGTGGTTCACTTAATATTGGCCAGCAATCCTCTGGGCGATGGCTGCTGGTTAAACAGCTCCCCCcaagcccaccaccatttccggcagcaagccagcggggggtgggtggggggaggtggtgaGGAGTGGCAGCACCAAGCGTGATGGCTGCTCTAACTACAGCAGCCACTGTACTCATGCCCTgaggcaccctgggatgcaggagtggGCATTGTAGATATGAGAGTGCTTGTGTAGATATGTGGTGCGGTGGAGGGGAGGGCAGTGGCTGTTTGTCTGTTGGGGAAGGCAGGCGggctcctcccttccccacagcccgcccaccctccccagcaaggTCATGTGCACGACTTCAGTTTCTGATTGGGTGAATGGCCTCTATATGTTTTAATAGTTGAAATCCATCTTAGGGTCTGTGTGACGAAAAGCGTCCTAAAcagaaatacagaaataaataacatTCTGCACAAACAATAAGAGGATGTTCTTGGTCCCCATAGGAAGCTCTGGAGCGCATACAGCAAGAGTGCCCCACGAGTTAGCACCTCCAGAGGTGCCGTAGGCTCTTCATTGCTTTTGCTGAAATGGGATAAGTGGCACCTTAATAGACTAACAAATCTACTCCTAGGCATGTGCTTTGGCAGTACCGAAGCCAAATAACCTGCACCTTCATGCAGGTACTCCATGCAGGTGCTGCATGGATAGAACACAGGTACTGCATGGAGCAGGCACTGCTCTCAGGGTGCCTGTCTCCGCACAGTACTGTGCACTTCTGACACTGGGAGGCTCCTCTACAGGAAGCTGAGCCCTGTACTACCGTGGATGATGTCTGTGTGCAGGGAGCACTGGAAGGGGTAGTTCCTccaagcactttccccacagaacgTTATAGGGTGTGTTTGGAAGGAATACCCCACCAGTGCTCACctcccaccttgcctcatgaaccaCCTCAGCTGTTGCTTAGCTTCCTGTCAAGGAGCTCTGCCTTGGAAGTGCAGCGCACTGAACAGACACAGCCATGCGGTGAGTGGTTGCCTCCATATGGTACCTGTGCAAAGATAAAAATTACTTGGTTTTGGTGCTGCCAAAGCCCAGGCTTATTAATTGCAGCATAAGCTGTCCTGAAATACAGATGTATCTGATGAAGTGCAGTGTAATCCATggaagcttatgctacaataaatgtgtttcaTCTTTAAGATTTTACTAGACTCTTTGTTGTTAATGAGTTAGAAATCCCTATCCCACATTGGTTATGAATCCTTTTTGTGAAACAGTACACGAATCACTGGTTTAGTGCCAATAGTTCGCAAGGATCTGAGACAACAGACTTTATAACAATTTCTCACTGCATACAACAGTTATCAGCCTCACAAAAACAGGTGAAAGTTTTAAAATGACCATGTGTATAGCTGTGGGAAACTTCTGTCTTGAGCAAAATGGCATGAAGTCCAGCCTGCATTAATACCAAAGTATTGTAAGACCATTTCAAAATCTCAAAATTGATTTTTGCCTtgagaaatgaaagaaaagaaatgaaaacagaGGTTATTCTAATTATTGCCataaaaataaactattttaatagatatataaataaaaagtttaaagTAGATTTTTgttccccttttctccccactctTAAACATACATGATTTTGCTTCTGTAAAGAAAATGCAGTAATCATATTCCAAATGACTACACAATCAAATAATTACCTTGACATATTTGGAGACAAACACAGGAAGAAAATATGCACCTGAATTATAGCACCTCCTTTTACAGTTATTTCTGATTTTACAGTACATTTAGATAAGGCTACATGAGACTTCTGctgtggtacagcagggaaatgcttgactaacaagcagaaggttgctggttcgaatccccgctggtatgtttcccagactatgcgaaacagccctatcaggcagcagtgatataggaagatgctgaaaggcatcatctcatactgcacgggagatggcaatggtaaacccctcctgtattctaccaaagacaaccacaaggctctgtaggcaccaagagtcgaaatcgacttgacagcacactttatcttatcTTACATGAGACAACGTTATCTTAAAATAACAGTGGACTAATAAGCTAACCACATGAAAGCTATGGGAATAAAAAGTGATGGACATGTTATTGTTAGTTTAAGATAAATGACAGGGTTAATATATTGCAGGATGCAGGATGCCTTCTGTGCCTTCCTCTTTATTGGTCTGCTGTATGAAATTTATCCAGTGGTCACAGCTAGATTTGCCAAAGACAATTGTTTCTCTAGCTTTTTGCTTTTTCTCTCAGATGAGCAGCTGTTATTAATTTTAGGCCATTTCAGGGCTGCTGCGAGTCTTCTCCCCAGTACtatattcccctcccccaccattttaaaagggttGTGTTAGTCTTGTGACACCAGCAGGCCCTACCTCAGAAATTGAACTGACACATCTGTAGTTACAGCTGCAACAGGTTTCCATTCACTTAAGGTGCTGACCTGGCTACTTCTCCCCCTGGCAGGTTTTCCTTATGAACTGGAACCCACCGAAGTCCTTTCCTCCAGAGTGTTGCTACAGCTGGGAGTTTGGAATTAGGCCTAACTGTCCCGGCTCATCTTCCTCAGCCTCCTTGCCTGTCAGCAGTGGCCTGAATGACACCTAGAAATAGAATGTGTAAGGAGAGGTCTTACCCTACCTCAGGGTCCTCCATTACTGTTGTTGGGGAGAGGATGAGGTTGGGTGTGGACTGTGGAGAAAGTATTGCTGGCCCCCTTTACTGGAAACCAATTCCTGACAGCTGTTCGATTCCATGGGCAGAAATCCTGACCTATATATAAGGATGATGGCCATCCATACAGCAGTTGAAGAGCAGAAGTACAAAACAGGGATTTTTTTTGCTACTCACTGCAAATTGCTTATGCATATGAACGTTCGCCTTTCATAATGAACAATGGGACCAGACTGCATGCACGCTTCACTGAATCTCTGCCTCTGGCCATACTTACATATATGTTATGTATCAGCAGTATCACTAAGAGTATTAGCAACTTTCTGTTAAGTTGAAAGGACTTCCTTATAAGGCTGCATGGTTGAGCAGGTATACAATTCATCAGGCACTACAAATACTCATTTCCATTCTCATGCAAACAAATGCTCAACAGCAATGTTTGGGGAACTGCACTTCTATGGCTGCAAttgtttgcacagttgcacacaaATACTGTATTAAATTCAACAGTATTGTGCACACATCTTAACACAGAGTTGCAGTCTACATATTTACGTAATCATAACCATGCACtagatgttttgtgtgtgtatgtgtgcatctaAAGTAAGACTGTGTTTTTATTGGAATGGATTGTAGCCTGGCACATTCTGGGAAGGAAAAAATTCTTTCCAATTGAAAGCCAGGCAAAATGTAATTAAAAGCAGGTTTCCCACAACTTATTCAGGCTATTCTGGTAGCTTAATGGTTGACTGTGCTTCATCAAGACAACATGAGGAGGCAGCtcaaactcattttaaaagtgtgattATCCTTTTTGGTCTTTATTTTCTGTTGGTAGAGAACATGTACCAGTATTGTGTTCACTAAAATAAACAGGTGCATTTGAGCACATAATCCTATCACTATGTGTTCTACAAACTGGGGTTCAGAATCAGCCATAGAATGAGTAAATCTCATTTTATATGGAAGAGAAGATGGTTTATCAAGTAAGGTTCTTTGGGTAGGTAGTGATATTAAATGTGCCTCATACATGTCTCTGCTGTCACAATGTAAGGCCAAATAAAAATGCCAACACAGCAGAAGTGGCATTTCTAGTTTGGTGGAATGTTTCAAAATTATAAATGTTGGAGTCCATTTTGACCTTAGTTCAGCAATGGCACTCTTTGCCTAAACGTGTTTACTTAGTAACTCCTGCTGATTTTAGTAGAATTTCCCCCATAAGGCATAAAACAACAGCTGAAATTATCCTCCTGCAAAGCAACTGAAAGAATGTCCTTTTCTTCTGTTAGGTTTCTTCttggatttatttttcttttgcttatTGTCTGCCTTGTTTTTGCTTGATTTCTTCTTCTTATCCTCCTCCTTGAaccatggcccccaaactcctccATTAAAATTGGGGTTACTCCTGGGGTCCTTTGGTGGATATCGAACAGGTACAGCAGTTTTATCAAATTCTGAAAGCCTGTGCAAGAGCTGCTTTACTACCTCTGGATATTTACTGGATAAGTCCAATCGCTCATATGGATCAGCAGTTATGTTGAACAGCCACACAGTTTTACCAGCTGTCCATGAGACCCGTTCATTGTGCCAGCGACTGGGGCCGGCATTACTAAATGACTGAGGAGGGACCCAGTCACTGTATCCTGGATTTCCTGTCAGTAGTTTCCAGTGGTTCACCCGGATTGCTGACTGAATGGCCGTGTTCCAGATCCCAAAGCCAGCTGCCCATGAACCATTTCTGGCTTTGGTGTAGATAGGGTCAATGTTGTGTAAAATATCCACTCTTGGAGACCGTCTTCCTTCACTTATGGTCTCCCACACATCATAGCCATCCAGTTGGGTGTCTTCATCAATCTGTCCTTCTGCTAATGTGATCAAAGTAGGGAACCAATCTGTTATATGTATAAGCTCCTTGCAAACACACCCCTTGTTTCTGAGTAGAGGACTATGGACAAAGCCAACTGCTCGGATCCCTCCTTCCCAGTAGGTTCCTTTGCTTCCTCTGAGAGGCCAGTTATTTCCACCAGCTGTTGGCTGCCCTCCATTGTCTGAAGAGTAGATGATAACACTGTTGTTATAATAACCGTACCTCTTTAATGCAAGGGTCACATTGTTGATAGCTTCATCCAAGCATGCCAGCATAGCAGCATACCTCCGCCGGTTTATATTATTTATTGATCGGTAACGTTCATAATATTTGCCTGGTGCCTGAAGTGGTGAGTGGACAGCTTGGTATGCAATGTATAGAAATATAGGTTTCCTAGGGTTATGGGAGGCTAAAATCTGTTGCACTTTTTGTGTGTACATCTGGGTTGAGTACATGCCATTGTCATGATCCCAAGCAGCATTGTCATTCTCATATAAGTCATAGCCACACATTCGAGGACTGTCGCATTTGTAATGGGTGTAATAATCACCACTACCCAAGAGAGAGCCAAAAAAAGTATCAAACCCTCGCTGTGTTGGCATGCATTCTCTACGATAAAAGCCCAAGTGCCATTTGCCCACCATGTGGGTTGAGTAGCCAGCTTC carries:
- the ARSJ gene encoding arylsulfatase J isoform X2: MVGKWHLGFYRRECMPTQRGFDTFFGSLLGSGDYYTHYKCDSPRMCGYDLYENDNAAWDHDNGMYSTQMYTQKVQQILASHNPRKPIFLYIAYQAVHSPLQAPGKYYERYRSINNINRRRYAAMLACLDEAINNVTLALKRYGYYNNSVIIYSSDNGGQPTAGGNNWPLRGSKGTYWEGGIRAVGFVHSPLLRNKGCVCKELIHITDWFPTLITLAEGQIDEDTQLDGYDVWETISEGRRSPRVDILHNIDPIYTKARNGSWAAGFGIWNTAIQSAIRVNHWKLLTGNPGYSDWVPPQSFSNAGPSRWHNERVSWTAGKTVWLFNITADPYERLDLSSKYPEVVKQLLHRLSEFDKTAVPVRYPPKDPRSNPNFNGGVWGPWFKEEDKKKKSSKNKADNKQKKNKSKKKPNRRKGHSFSCFAGG
- the ARSJ gene encoding arylsulfatase J isoform X1; amino-acid sequence: MLGGGLLAGFSVLSLLTYGYLAWDAAGDPEGASRSRAGQLRAGPEAEPPATSQPHLIFILADDQGFRDVGYHGSEIKTPTLDKLAAEGVKLENYYVQPMCTPSRSQFITGKYQIHTGLQHSVIRPTQPNCLPLDNATLPQKLKEAGYSTHMVGKWHLGFYRRECMPTQRGFDTFFGSLLGSGDYYTHYKCDSPRMCGYDLYENDNAAWDHDNGMYSTQMYTQKVQQILASHNPRKPIFLYIAYQAVHSPLQAPGKYYERYRSINNINRRRYAAMLACLDEAINNVTLALKRYGYYNNSVIIYSSDNGGQPTAGGNNWPLRGSKGTYWEGGIRAVGFVHSPLLRNKGCVCKELIHITDWFPTLITLAEGQIDEDTQLDGYDVWETISEGRRSPRVDILHNIDPIYTKARNGSWAAGFGIWNTAIQSAIRVNHWKLLTGNPGYSDWVPPQSFSNAGPSRWHNERVSWTAGKTVWLFNITADPYERLDLSSKYPEVVKQLLHRLSEFDKTAVPVRYPPKDPRSNPNFNGGVWGPWFKEEDKKKKSSKNKADNKQKKNKSKKKPNRRKGHSFSCFAGG